In SAR324 cluster bacterium, the following are encoded in one genomic region:
- a CDS encoding dephospho-CoA kinase translates to MLPHPSSPKIIGITGSIASGKSAVTQYLKQKNLPVIDADQLGHRVLHPEHEGYRKIVAIFGPDILNEDQTINRKALGNVVFADPEKLKQLNAISRPQIARMFAEEIKQLSGQKIVFLEAAILIEAGWHKSCHEVWVVTTDENHAIRRLVDYKNYTEDQARARLQAQLTHEERKAYAHCVITNNGSLEELHDQVEQALQPLTQS, encoded by the coding sequence ATGCTCCCTCATCCCTCAAGCCCTAAAATTATTGGCATCACAGGAAGTATCGCCTCAGGCAAGAGCGCGGTTACACAATATTTAAAACAAAAAAATCTGCCTGTCATTGACGCGGACCAGTTGGGACATCGGGTATTGCACCCCGAACACGAAGGCTACAGAAAAATAGTAGCAATATTTGGGCCGGATATCTTGAATGAAGACCAGACCATCAACCGCAAGGCACTTGGAAATGTAGTGTTTGCCGATCCGGAAAAACTGAAACAGCTCAATGCTATTTCCCGTCCGCAGATTGCCCGGATGTTTGCTGAAGAAATAAAACAACTTTCCGGGCAGAAAATTGTTTTTCTTGAAGCCGCGATACTGATTGAAGCCGGATGGCATAAGTCCTGTCATGAAGTGTGGGTGGTGACCACGGATGAGAATCATGCCATTAGACGTCTGGTTGACTATAAGAATTATACTGAAGATCAGGCAAGAGCCCGCTTGCAGGCTCAGCTAACCCATGAAGAACGGAAGGCTTACGCTCATTGTGTGATTACCAACAATGGCTCACTGGAAGAACTTCATGATCAGGTGGAACAGGCGCTTCAGCCATTGACGCAATCTTGA
- a CDS encoding aspartate kinase — MSIVVQKFGGTSLGNSDRLKNVAGIIKNTITSRDLVVVVSALSSYTKAEGTTNRLLQAGQLAIQGGDFSKVIDLIEDTHLTALTQSIKNPMIREEIKEYIHHELRSLKSFLEAIHVIREISPRSHDVIVGTGERLSARLMSGVLRDQNVDAVYVDLSEILPGTRNVLDKSYYRDLQKLIVEHLPENRKTVAIVTGFFGFVYGGIVASIGRGYSDLTAALIAAELKAEELQIWKEVDGIFTADPRKVPTATVLDYITPAEAAELTYFGSEVLHPFTMERAIEASVPIRIKNTFTPEKPGTVILPSSQTVAQTNQKQTAVAVTTKKDVVIINIHSNRMLHASGFMSKVFSTFQKFGVIVDLIATSEVNISCTLDDADHLEEVIRDLEGLADVTISRNKAILSLVGERMKYVPGTAGKMFTALAQHNINIEMISQGASEINISCVIRQEDAEKALNVIHKTFLENNG; from the coding sequence ATGAGTATCGTTGTTCAAAAATTTGGAGGAACCAGTCTGGGAAACAGTGACCGATTGAAGAATGTCGCGGGAATTATCAAAAATACCATCACCTCCCGGGATCTGGTTGTGGTAGTTTCAGCGCTGAGCAGTTATACCAAAGCGGAAGGAACCACCAACCGGTTATTGCAGGCAGGACAACTTGCCATTCAGGGCGGAGATTTTTCCAAGGTGATTGATCTGATTGAAGACACCCATTTGACGGCATTGACACAATCCATCAAAAATCCGATGATCCGCGAAGAAATCAAGGAATATATTCATCATGAACTTCGATCTCTCAAGTCTTTTCTCGAAGCGATCCATGTGATTCGGGAAATTTCACCCAGATCGCATGACGTGATTGTCGGAACCGGCGAACGGCTGTCTGCCAGGCTGATGTCAGGGGTGTTGAGAGATCAGAATGTGGATGCGGTGTATGTTGATCTTTCCGAGATTTTACCGGGAACCCGCAACGTGCTGGATAAAAGCTATTACAGAGATCTGCAGAAACTGATTGTAGAACATCTTCCCGAAAATCGGAAAACTGTAGCCATTGTCACAGGTTTTTTTGGTTTTGTTTATGGTGGCATCGTTGCCAGTATCGGACGTGGCTATTCAGACCTGACAGCCGCACTGATCGCCGCGGAACTCAAGGCTGAGGAATTACAAATCTGGAAAGAAGTGGATGGAATCTTCACCGCGGATCCCAGAAAAGTACCCACCGCCACAGTTCTGGATTACATCACTCCGGCAGAGGCTGCTGAATTGACCTATTTCGGTTCGGAAGTGTTGCATCCCTTCACCATGGAACGGGCTATTGAAGCGTCTGTGCCGATTCGAATCAAAAACACCTTCACGCCTGAAAAACCGGGAACCGTTATTTTACCGTCTTCTCAAACTGTTGCACAGACGAACCAGAAACAAACCGCTGTCGCTGTGACCACAAAAAAAGACGTAGTGATTATCAACATTCACTCCAACCGGATGCTGCATGCGTCAGGATTCATGTCCAAAGTGTTCAGCACTTTTCAGAAATTCGGAGTGATCGTGGATCTGATCGCGACTTCCGAAGTCAATATCTCCTGCACTTTAGATGACGCGGACCATCTGGAAGAGGTGATCAGGGATCTGGAGGGACTGGCCGATGTTACGATTTCCAGGAACAAAGCTATTCTAAGTCTGGTGGGCGAACGCATGAAATATGTTCCCGGAACGGCTGGTAAAATGTTCACGGCGCTGGCGCAACATAACATCAATATTGAAATGATTTCCCAGGGCGCGTCTGAAATCAATATTTCCTGTGTCATCCGTCAGGAAGATGCTGAGAAAGCGTTGAATGTGATCCATAAGACATTTCTGGAAAATAACGGATGA
- the nth gene encoding endonuclease III produces MKQQQIDQLFIKLSEAIPDPTTELVHNNHFELLVAVMLSAQATDKSVNQVTPALFASFPTPALMAEAGEHALLEKIKTIGLAKTKARNIIKTCRILVEKHQGEVPADRDALEALPGVGRKTANVILNTAFHVPVIAVDTHVFRVSNRTGLAPGKTPLEVEENLMKFVPERWKQDAHHYLILHGRYVCKARNPTCDTCAVSLECEHHEI; encoded by the coding sequence ATGAAACAACAACAGATTGACCAGCTATTCATAAAACTGAGCGAAGCCATTCCAGATCCGACCACGGAATTGGTTCATAACAATCATTTTGAATTGCTGGTCGCTGTCATGTTGAGTGCCCAGGCAACAGACAAGTCCGTCAATCAGGTCACGCCAGCGCTCTTTGCGAGTTTTCCAACACCGGCTTTGATGGCAGAGGCAGGCGAACACGCCCTTCTGGAAAAAATAAAAACCATTGGATTGGCAAAAACCAAGGCCCGAAATATTATAAAAACCTGCCGGATTCTTGTAGAAAAACATCAGGGAGAAGTGCCGGCAGACCGTGACGCCTTGGAAGCCCTTCCCGGTGTGGGTCGAAAAACAGCCAACGTGATTCTGAACACAGCGTTTCATGTACCAGTGATCGCGGTGGACACCCATGTTTTCAGGGTCTCAAACCGAACCGGACTGGCCCCCGGAAAAACGCCGCTGGAGGTAGAAGAAAACCTGATGAAGTTTGTTCCCGAACGCTGGAAACAAGATGCCCACCATTACCTGATCCTTCACGGACGTTATGTCTGCAAAGCCAGAAATCCCACATGTGACACCTGCGCTGTTTCGCTGGAATGTGAACATCATGAGATTTGA
- the dmeF gene encoding CDF family Co(II)/Ni(II) efflux transporter DmeF, producing MHTQTLEKWQHSHDFASIQEQGEKRTKQVLFLTATTMVLEITAGIAFGSMALLADGWHMGTHAAAFSITIFAYQYAARNAQNPQFTFGSGKVSVLGGFASAVALAVVALIMAIESVQRLFTPQEIHFNEAIGVAFFGLLINLFSAFLLRGHHGHHEHGHHHHHDHDAHHHDDDDDHDHHDHNLKAAYLHVLADMMTSLLAMIALLFAKYLGWNWLDPVIGIAGAGVITVWAVGLLKETSPILLDSTMEEGQKIEIKKTIEADSDNRISDLHLWKVGPEHCGSIISLVTHFPKQPEYYKSLLSHMKNLSHLTVEVYTCFDDPCIKNE from the coding sequence ATGCACACTCAAACGCTTGAAAAATGGCAGCACTCCCATGATTTTGCATCCATCCAGGAACAGGGAGAAAAAAGAACGAAACAGGTTCTGTTCCTGACCGCCACGACCATGGTTCTTGAAATCACCGCCGGTATCGCTTTTGGCTCCATGGCACTGTTGGCAGATGGGTGGCATATGGGCACCCATGCGGCCGCGTTTTCGATCACCATCTTCGCCTATCAATATGCGGCCAGGAACGCTCAAAATCCCCAATTTACTTTTGGAAGCGGAAAAGTCAGCGTCCTTGGCGGATTTGCCAGCGCTGTCGCCCTGGCAGTTGTCGCCCTGATCATGGCAATCGAATCGGTGCAACGTCTATTCACGCCTCAGGAGATCCATTTCAATGAAGCCATCGGAGTCGCTTTTTTTGGTCTGTTGATCAATCTCTTCAGCGCCTTTCTGTTGCGGGGACACCATGGCCATCATGAACACGGGCACCACCACCACCACGATCATGATGCCCACCACCATGACGATGACGATGACCATGACCACCACGACCACAATCTCAAGGCCGCATACCTCCATGTGCTTGCGGATATGATGACCTCCCTGCTGGCGATGATCGCTCTGTTGTTCGCAAAATACCTTGGCTGGAACTGGCTGGATCCCGTCATCGGAATCGCCGGTGCCGGCGTTATCACCGTTTGGGCTGTTGGATTGTTGAAAGAAACAAGCCCCATCCTGTTGGACAGCACTATGGAAGAAGGTCAAAAAATTGAAATAAAAAAGACAATTGAGGCGGACTCGGATAACCGGATTTCTGATCTGCATTTATGGAAAGTAGGGCCTGAACACTGCGGATCGATCATCTCGCTTGTCACCCATTTTCCCAAACAGCCTGAGTATTATAAATCACTATTGAGTCACATGAAAAATTTGTCCCATCTGACTGTTGAGGTCTACACTTGTTTTGATGATCCTTGTATCAAGAATGAGTAG
- a CDS encoding metal-dependent transcriptional regulator, translating into MTEMQLRINERQEEVLEAIWCAGENKKYSLTDIQKKCSTDIIAEDLLALEQQGMIVKTTDKVVFSSKGKEHAEAIIRRHRLAEVLVTSILKLKKTEMERIACQVEHSLLPEVEESICTLLGHPEVCPDGRPIPQGPCCKNGHRTVNKTVTPLNELEPGEQGKITYIKPGSHSNWHQLMSFGLMPGVVVAMHRKKPAFCIKFEQMELALDEEIVKNIFVWKIG; encoded by the coding sequence ATGACTGAGATGCAATTGAGAATCAATGAGCGACAGGAAGAAGTCCTGGAAGCCATTTGGTGTGCGGGAGAAAATAAAAAATATTCTTTAACCGACATTCAAAAAAAATGTTCCACAGACATCATTGCTGAGGATCTGTTAGCCTTAGAACAACAAGGCATGATTGTGAAGACGACCGACAAGGTGGTTTTTTCGAGCAAGGGAAAAGAACACGCGGAGGCCATTATCCGACGGCACCGGCTGGCGGAAGTGCTGGTTACCAGCATCCTGAAACTGAAAAAAACGGAAATGGAAAGAATCGCATGCCAGGTTGAACACAGTCTGCTTCCTGAAGTCGAAGAATCCATTTGTACCCTGCTGGGACATCCCGAAGTTTGCCCTGATGGAAGGCCGATCCCCCAAGGCCCCTGCTGTAAAAATGGTCATCGGACTGTCAATAAAACCGTGACACCGTTGAATGAACTTGAGCCAGGTGAGCAAGGGAAAATTACCTACATCAAACCCGGAAGTCACTCGAATTGGCACCAGTTGATGTCTTTTGGACTCATGCCGGGTGTGGTGGTCGCGATGCATCGTAAAAAACCCGCTTTCTGTATCAAGTTTGAACAAATGGAACTGGCGCTGGACGAAGAAATTGTCAAAAATATCTTTGTCTGGAAAATTGGATAA
- a CDS encoding ferrous iron transporter B yields MTKCKKCHSDQHDACETSTLAASNAVIIGNMNVGKSTLFSRLSGSQNLSVNIPGTTVSVSRGQIKGLDSSIYDTPGIYSLFSQNEDERASRDVFLMPGIEDHQPCIILLADAKKLKQSLALTLQYAEYGLPMVFVVNMVDEAPSRGISINYHKLSEKLGIPVFTTIAREGIGVPELVAGLGHARKPKALLHYSDKVEQYLELVEKLLSPQQLSSRAIGLLLLSGDIGIETYVERKYGSGMLLQLQQLAEEYRQESPTTFEIPLSNLYNKEATKLAEEVQTKEPPSENPLVLRFGDWCTQLSTGIPIAFGVVTLMYYFVGAFGATFLVDTINGTLFDGFLIPWTTQLVSYLPSEFFRDMLVDPDFGVLPTGVFLALGLVLPVIFCFYIAFGILEDSGYLPRIAILLDRIFRKMGLNGKGVIPLTMGFSCVTMAILTTRVLNTDKEKNIASFLLFLCMPCAPLIAVMFIILDSLPVSATITVFFFIFSQLIFAGMVANKIMVGGSSSMVFEIPTMRVPKLMDVVKMSAIKTYFFMKEAVPVFIFAAIVVFLFQRFGGLRFVETAFGPMIDSALGLPEQSIQVFIKTMIRRESGAAELEHLRGLYTNLQLVVNLLLMIFLAPCINAIIVLFKERGNRAASTIMIAVVAYAIILCSIVNHVCRWLGVTFV; encoded by the coding sequence ATGACTAAATGTAAAAAATGCCATTCTGATCAACACGATGCCTGCGAAACGTCGACCCTGGCTGCGTCTAACGCGGTCATCATTGGAAACATGAATGTTGGTAAATCAACCTTGTTTTCCAGACTGTCTGGTTCTCAGAATTTGAGTGTTAACATTCCCGGAACAACCGTTTCAGTGTCGAGGGGGCAGATAAAAGGTCTGGACAGTTCCATTTATGACACGCCGGGCATTTATTCTCTTTTTTCGCAAAATGAAGATGAACGCGCCTCACGAGATGTGTTCTTAATGCCTGGAATTGAAGACCATCAGCCTTGCATCATATTGTTAGCAGACGCTAAAAAATTGAAACAATCACTGGCCCTCACATTACAGTATGCGGAGTATGGTCTGCCGATGGTGTTTGTAGTGAACATGGTGGATGAAGCACCCTCGAGAGGCATTTCGATCAATTATCACAAACTTTCAGAAAAATTAGGGATACCTGTTTTCACCACCATTGCCCGGGAAGGCATCGGAGTTCCGGAATTAGTCGCAGGATTAGGACACGCCAGAAAACCGAAGGCTTTACTCCACTATTCCGATAAGGTTGAACAGTACCTGGAGTTGGTAGAAAAACTGCTATCGCCGCAACAACTGTCATCCCGTGCGATTGGCCTGCTTCTGCTGTCAGGAGACATCGGGATTGAAACCTATGTTGAACGAAAATACGGATCCGGAATGCTACTACAGTTACAACAGTTGGCTGAAGAATACCGGCAAGAATCCCCAACCACCTTTGAAATTCCCCTCAGTAACCTTTACAACAAAGAAGCAACAAAACTTGCTGAAGAGGTGCAAACCAAAGAACCCCCTTCAGAAAATCCCTTGGTTTTACGCTTTGGTGACTGGTGTACCCAGCTCAGCACTGGTATTCCCATTGCGTTTGGGGTGGTGACCCTGATGTATTATTTTGTGGGGGCGTTTGGCGCGACGTTTCTGGTGGATACCATCAATGGCACCCTGTTTGATGGATTCCTGATCCCCTGGACAACACAACTTGTTTCTTACCTTCCCAGTGAATTTTTCAGAGATATGCTGGTTGACCCGGATTTTGGCGTGTTGCCCACAGGGGTTTTTCTGGCGTTAGGGTTGGTATTGCCCGTCATATTCTGCTTTTACATCGCCTTCGGGATTTTGGAAGATTCCGGATATTTACCTCGTATTGCCATTTTGCTGGATCGCATTTTCAGAAAAATGGGACTCAACGGTAAGGGCGTCATTCCATTAACCATGGGTTTTTCCTGTGTCACCATGGCAATCCTGACAACCCGAGTCCTGAATACCGATAAAGAAAAGAACATTGCTTCTTTTTTACTTTTTCTCTGTATGCCCTGTGCCCCATTGATCGCGGTGATGTTTATTATTCTGGACAGCCTGCCGGTCTCAGCGACAATTACAGTGTTTTTCTTCATTTTTTCACAACTGATTTTCGCGGGGATGGTGGCCAATAAAATCATGGTTGGCGGCAGCAGTTCCATGGTGTTTGAAATACCAACCATGCGTGTTCCCAAATTGATGGATGTAGTCAAGATGTCAGCCATCAAAACTTATTTTTTCATGAAAGAAGCCGTCCCGGTTTTCATATTTGCCGCGATTGTTGTTTTTCTGTTTCAGCGATTTGGGGGATTGAGATTTGTTGAGACAGCCTTTGGGCCAATGATCGACAGTGCTTTGGGGTTGCCTGAGCAAAGTATCCAGGTTTTTATCAAAACAATGATTCGTAGAGAAAGTGGTGCCGCTGAGCTTGAACACCTGCGAGGACTTTATACCAACCTTCAGTTGGTTGTGAATCTGTTACTGATGATTTTTCTGGCTCCTTGCATCAACGCGATCATTGTTCTGTTCAAGGAAAGAGGTAACCGCGCCGCCTCTACGATTATGATTGCTGTCGTGGCGTATGCCATTATCCTGTGTAGTATCGTGAATCATGTTTGCCGTTGGCTGGGCGTAACGTTTGTCTAA
- a CDS encoding cation transporter: protein MGDCCSNAGCEIEKLRERQYGTLKWVLIINATMFLVEMTAGIMAHSTALLADSLDMLGDAITYGFSLYVVNRSMLWKAKASLLKGGIMASFGVFVLGEAVYKILYPTVPTYETVGAIGLLALVANAYCLFLLWQHRSEDINMRSVWLCSRNDIIANVSVLASGVGVWLTHEQWPDIVVGLGIATLFLQTSFHVIKEALAVVPESQNA from the coding sequence ATGGGCGATTGTTGCAGTAACGCGGGATGCGAAATTGAAAAACTCAGAGAGCGGCAATATGGAACTTTAAAATGGGTATTGATCATCAACGCAACCATGTTTCTGGTGGAAATGACCGCGGGAATCATGGCTCATTCGACAGCCCTCCTTGCCGATTCATTGGACATGTTGGGTGATGCCATTACCTATGGTTTCAGCTTGTATGTGGTCAACCGATCAATGCTGTGGAAAGCAAAAGCCTCGCTATTGAAAGGCGGGATCATGGCCAGCTTCGGAGTGTTTGTGTTGGGAGAAGCCGTCTACAAGATTTTGTATCCAACCGTTCCAACCTATGAAACCGTTGGTGCGATTGGTCTTCTAGCTCTGGTCGCAAATGCTTATTGTCTGTTCCTTTTGTGGCAACATAGATCTGAAGACATCAACATGCGTTCTGTTTGGCTTTGCTCCCGAAATGATATCATTGCCAATGTATCAGTTTTAGCTTCCGGGGTGGGTGTTTGGCTGACTCACGAACAGTGGCCCGATATTGTTGTGGGGCTTGGAATTGCGACCCTCTTTTTACAAACTTCGTTTCATGTCATTAAAGAAGCCCTGGCTGTAGTCCCCGAAAGCCAAAATGCATGA
- a CDS encoding rod shape-determining protein: MNKDSSNQLRIGIELGTSKTAVQSNRGAKAMFPSVVGYPKDLIGAQLLNGTKAIGEEALSKQSSLDIHYPLEAGVIKATEMDSARLILEHAVKLAQPGEHDDISLVIGVPARTSFNHKEDLLKLARDLAGTTLVVSEPFMVAYGLGKLNHAIVIDIGAGTTDICVLTGKIPEDEEQLTIAQGGDYIDHILKKLISEHFPEVQISKKQVQSIKEQHAFVGKPEKSVIVTLRVAGKPQQFDLTREIRTACETLIEPILDCMETLLQRIDPEDQDDTLNNIYLSGRCSRIKGLDKVLQEHLRDYGSVYVTGVEDPDFAGCHGALKIAMEVPVENWNELGEVIEGGVNA; the protein is encoded by the coding sequence ATGAATAAAGATTCAAGCAATCAACTGAGAATCGGCATTGAACTGGGTACATCAAAAACCGCGGTTCAATCCAATAGAGGCGCAAAAGCCATGTTTCCTTCAGTCGTGGGTTATCCGAAGGATCTTATTGGAGCTCAGTTGTTGAATGGAACAAAAGCGATTGGCGAAGAGGCTCTTTCGAAACAATCATCGCTTGATATCCATTATCCACTGGAAGCTGGTGTGATCAAAGCAACAGAAATGGATTCTGCCAGATTAATTCTTGAGCATGCGGTGAAGCTGGCACAACCCGGGGAACACGACGACATTTCCCTTGTCATTGGTGTCCCCGCAAGAACATCATTCAACCACAAGGAAGATCTCCTCAAACTGGCCCGGGATTTGGCAGGGACAACACTTGTTGTTTCTGAGCCATTCATGGTGGCCTATGGATTAGGGAAATTGAATCATGCGATTGTGATCGATATTGGTGCCGGCACGACGGATATCTGTGTTTTGACAGGAAAAATTCCTGAAGACGAGGAGCAATTAACGATTGCCCAGGGAGGGGATTATATTGATCACATATTAAAAAAATTGATTTCAGAACACTTTCCCGAAGTTCAAATTTCAAAAAAACAGGTACAATCGATCAAAGAGCAGCATGCCTTTGTCGGTAAACCCGAAAAATCGGTGATTGTGACGTTAAGGGTAGCGGGGAAACCTCAACAGTTTGACCTTACCAGAGAAATCAGAACAGCCTGTGAAACCTTGATCGAACCGATCCTGGATTGTATGGAAACACTGCTACAACGGATTGATCCGGAAGATCAGGATGATACCTTGAATAACATCTATCTTTCAGGACGTTGTTCCAGGATAAAAGGGCTGGATAAAGTTTTGCAGGAACATCTGAGGGATTATGGGTCGGTCTATGTGACAGGTGTTGAAGATCCTGATTTTGCGGGATGTCATGGAGCTTTGAAAATTGCGATGGAGGTTCCAGTTGAAAACTGGAATGAATTAGGCGAAGTCATTGAAGGAGGAGTTAATGCATAA
- a CDS encoding ParA family protein has translation MRKIAISLSKGGVAKTTTAVNLAAGLAKKGARVLLLDTDTQGQVSFMFGLKPKVNLSDVITGDCGVDEATIQVRENLWIIAGGREIAGIKRLIDRTDLGGEYTLSEAFTSIEKKFDFVLVDTSPGWDSVTLNVLFYAEEILCPISLEVMTIHGLSSFIKSVEAVQKYNKNLKLRYIVPTFLDGRVKKSVEILKQLEEFYPDRLCNPIHYNVRLSEAPGYAQTIYEFAPQSQGAIDYEQLTERVYA, from the coding sequence ATGAGAAAAATTGCCATATCATTGAGTAAGGGGGGGGTCGCAAAAACCACGACGGCAGTGAATCTCGCTGCCGGCCTTGCGAAAAAAGGGGCCAGGGTCTTGCTGTTGGACACTGATACACAGGGGCAGGTGTCTTTCATGTTTGGTTTGAAACCTAAAGTGAATCTGTCAGATGTGATCACTGGGGACTGTGGCGTGGATGAGGCAACCATTCAAGTCAGAGAAAATCTGTGGATTATCGCGGGAGGACGTGAAATAGCCGGGATCAAACGTTTGATTGACAGAACAGACCTCGGGGGGGAATACACCCTTTCAGAAGCGTTCACATCCATTGAAAAAAAGTTTGATTTTGTATTGGTCGATACCTCACCGGGGTGGGATTCAGTGACCTTGAATGTCCTGTTTTATGCTGAAGAAATTCTGTGCCCGATTTCACTGGAAGTCATGACCATTCATGGCCTTTCAAGCTTTATCAAGAGTGTGGAAGCTGTTCAGAAATACAATAAAAACTTAAAATTACGCTATATTGTCCCTACTTTTCTGGATGGACGCGTTAAAAAATCTGTAGAAATATTAAAACAGTTGGAAGAATTTTATCCTGATCGACTTTGTAATCCGATTCATTACAATGTTCGACTCTCTGAAGCACCGGGATATGCGCAAACCATCTATGAATTTGCTCCTCAATCTCAAGGCGCAATAGATTATGAACAACTTACCGAGAGGGTCTATGCGTAA
- a CDS encoding trypsin-like peptidase domain-containing protein translates to MSSDTGNCPRRLRKYFYMIPIASVALVFFLYWNDMFFDNRTHKGTTAEMFSVAFNALTGGDNPTTSVQARQNPMPYAQNPVAVPVAQAPQNTMIYGQQPFANSPQNATTLAQTPFVVPVVQAPQNKMSFAQTPYAVQVVESPFTRVAEFAKQTVVNISALRFTGAQQNMQPDTQQPTFTAPFSGQAVESIGSGVIVTQDGYIVTNFHVVENADEIFATVFLNNGSTQYHADVIQLSELLDLALIKIEPATPLQPAPLSDENRVIRVGEEVLAIGSPFGLDQTVSKGIISGLKKSIRIDNITHKNLIQTDAAINRGNSGGPLVDMAGYVIGVNTAIFTPTASFVGISFAIPSTEVIEFLEGLITLPTVQPNLNTPATATRVAGQKLPSVIGENRFSIPPYVPSQGMNVAFNPNGNIVEWMGAELTDITTAIQKNFNLDSGAFLTNVYSGSNADKAGLQPGDVIFRVDGRPVGNVNELINFADQNGGTARVSVIRNGQKRNIDIDIDNNKAP, encoded by the coding sequence ATGAGTTCTGATACTGGAAATTGTCCCAGAAGATTGCGCAAATATTTTTACATGATTCCAATCGCTTCAGTCGCGCTTGTTTTTTTCCTGTACTGGAACGATATGTTCTTTGACAATCGTACTCACAAAGGGACGACCGCAGAGATGTTCAGTGTGGCCTTCAATGCGTTGACAGGAGGTGATAATCCGACGACTTCTGTACAGGCACGTCAAAATCCAATGCCTTATGCCCAAAATCCTGTTGCCGTGCCTGTGGCGCAAGCCCCTCAGAATACGATGATATATGGACAACAGCCCTTTGCGAATTCGCCTCAAAATGCCACGACTCTTGCCCAAACTCCCTTTGTCGTGCCTGTAGTCCAGGCCCCTCAGAATAAGATGAGTTTTGCGCAAACCCCCTATGCTGTTCAGGTTGTTGAATCGCCCTTCACTCGAGTTGCTGAGTTTGCTAAACAAACTGTAGTGAATATCAGTGCGTTGCGTTTTACCGGTGCGCAACAAAATATGCAACCGGATACTCAGCAACCTACGTTCACCGCACCATTCAGTGGTCAGGCCGTTGAAAGTATCGGTTCGGGGGTGATTGTTACGCAAGATGGGTATATTGTTACAAATTTTCATGTTGTTGAAAATGCTGATGAAATTTTTGCGACAGTTTTTTTAAATAATGGATCGACCCAGTATCATGCCGATGTCATTCAATTATCTGAACTGCTGGATCTCGCGCTCATCAAAATTGAGCCGGCGACGCCTTTACAACCGGCACCTTTGAGTGATGAGAATCGCGTCATCAGAGTGGGCGAAGAAGTGTTGGCCATCGGCAGTCCTTTTGGTCTTGATCAAACAGTGAGCAAAGGAATCATTTCAGGCTTAAAAAAATCAATCCGGATTGATAACATTACCCACAAAAACCTGATCCAGACTGATGCCGCGATTAATCGTGGAAACTCCGGAGGCCCGCTGGTTGATATGGCCGGTTATGTGATCGGAGTTAACACCGCGATTTTTACTCCAACCGCTTCTTTCGTGGGAATCAGTTTTGCCATCCCATCGACCGAGGTTATCGAATTTCTGGAAGGTCTCATCACACTCCCCACGGTGCAGCCAAACTTGAACACTCCTGCAACAGCAACTCGAGTCGCAGGGCAAAAACTACCCTCAGTTATTGGCGAAAATCGCTTTTCAATACCTCCGTATGTTCCTTCGCAGGGGATGAACGTTGCCTTTAATCCCAATGGAAACATTGTGGAGTGGATGGGCGCCGAACTGACCGACATCACAACGGCCATACAAAAGAATTTTAATCTGGATAGCGGTGCGTTTCTGACCAATGTGTATTCCGGATCGAATGCCGACAAGGCCGGATTGCAACCTGGCGATGTGATATTCAGGGTTGATGGCAGGCCCGTTGGAAATGTCAATGAGCTGATCAATTTTGCTGATCAAAATGGCGGTACCGCTCGTGTGTCAGTCATCAGGAATGGTCAAAAACGCAACATTGATATTGATATTGACAACAATAAAGCCCCTTGA